In Taeniopygia guttata chromosome 34, bTaeGut7.mat, whole genome shotgun sequence, a genomic segment contains:
- the PLD3 gene encoding 5'-3' exonuclease PLD3: MGLDGAYAQLDPLEPRAAPPPKRPTGAALFAGLSILFLLTLLLLLLLLHLRPDTTDTADVACESTCRIVLVESVPEGLELRPPAGPGTAQTWLELVATARHSLDIASFYWTLTNGDTRTHEPSALQGERVLAELLRLPGRGVAVRVAVSAPSPAAPTDDLRALERSGAAVRAVDLPRLTGGVLHTKFWLVDGVHLYIGSANMDWRALTQVKELGAAIYNCSCLAKDLGKIFEAYWALGVPGASIPAPWPDNFSTSINAATPLETTLNDTAAAVYFSSSPPPLCAAGRTGDLEALLGVVDGAEEFVDVAVMSYVVGTEFSRPRHFWPAIDERLRRAVVERGVRLRLLAGCWPHSRAEMFPSLRSLAALADNRTGFGVEVRLFLVPASAAQSRIPFARVSHAKFMVTDKAAYVGTSNWSGDYFERTAGAALVVAQPGAGAGSFRQRLRDVFERDWSSGYSVDIAQAERWSGRCGPR; the protein is encoded by the exons ATGGGGCTGGACGGAGCCTACGCGCAG CTGGACCCTCTGGAGCCGCGGGCGGCGCCGCCCCCCAAG CGCCCCACCGGCGCCGCGCTCTTCGCCGGCCtctccatcctcttcctcctcaccctcctcctcctcctcctcctcctccacctccgCCCTGACACCACCGACACCGCTGACGTCGCCTGTGAGAGCACCTGCAG GATCGTGCTGGTGGAGAGCGTCCccgaggggctggagctgcgccccccggccgggcccggcaCGGCCCAGACGTGGCTGGAGCTGGTGGCCACGGCCCGGCACAGCCTGGACATCGCCTCCTTCTACTGGACCCTGACCAACGGCGACACGCGCACGCACGAGCCCAGCGCCCTCCAG GGCGAGCGTGTCctggcggagctgctgcggCTGCCGGGCCGCGGCGTGGCCGTGCGCGTGGCGGTCAGCGCGCCCTCGCCGGCGGCGCCGACGGACGACCTGCGGGCGCTGGAGCGCAGCG GGGCGGCCGTGCGCGCCGTGGATCTGCCGCGCCTGACCGGCGGCGTGCTGCACACCAAGTTCTGGCTGGTGGACGGCGTCCACCTCTACATCGGCAGCGCCAACATGGACTGGAGGGCCCTGACGCAG GTGAAGGAGCTCGGAGCCGCCATCTACAACTGCAGCTGCTTGGCCAAAGATTTGGGCAAAATCTTCGAGGCCTACTGGGCCCTGGGCGTTCCCGGCGCGTCCATCCCGGCGCCGTGGCCGGACAATTTCTCCACCTCCATCAACGCCGCGACGCCGCTGGAGACGACGCTCAACGACACCGCGGCCGCCGTCTACTTCTCG AGCTCCCCGCCGCCGCTCTGCGCCGCCGGCCGCACCGGCGACCTGGAGGCGCTGCTGGGCGTGGTGGACGGCGCCGAGGAGTTCGTGGACGTGGCGGTGATGAGTTACGTGGTGGGCACCGAGTTCTCGCGGCCGCGGCACTTCTGGCCGGCCATCGACGAGCGGCTGCGGCGCGCCGTGGTGGAGCGCGGCGTGCGGCTGCGGCTGCTGGCCGGCTGCTGGCCCCACAGCCGCGCCGAGATGTTCCCCTCCCTGCGCTCGCTGGCCGCCCTCGCCGACAACCGCACCGGCTTCGGCGTCGAGGTG CGGCTGTTCCTGGTGCCGGCCAGCGCGGCGCAGAGCCGGATCCCCTTCGCCCGCGTCAGCCACGCCAAGTTCATGGTCACCGACAAGGCCGCCTACGTCG GCACATCCAACTGGTCGGGGGATTACTTCGAGCGCAcggcgggcgcggcgctggTGGTGGCGCAGCCGGGGGCCGGCGCGGGCTCGTTCCGGCAGCGGCTCCGCGACGTCTTCGAGCGGGACTGGAGCTCCGGGTACAGCGTGGACATCGCCCAGGCCGAGCGCTGGAGCGGCCGCTGCGGGCCCCGTTAG
- the C34H19orf47 gene encoding uncharacterized protein C19orf47 homolog — MATSEWLRFFEDAGIPPGPALGYAVAFVDNRIHKDMLLELTKELMKDLGVTAVGDVIAILRHARLVHRQEMCRAASEALRDQVDHRDRRDQRDWGQQDHWDREQQDHRDRDPRDLRDQQDQDHQDHRDRQDRDPRDQRDHWDWKDRDLQDPRDPRDLRDHRDPVGAAGRMIANSLSRDPAPRNPPGAGICVTVPNGAGGSGPTAAPAAPRQRRVTAAAPGRYRIPRISRISRISRISRISPPQAGTGRQILHQIPPAAPAPARPSVFERLGAEATAATGKPSGVFGRLGAAPEGSGDPPGDPQGDPQGDRADPEALPYAGVLKRRRDGSAAMQDGAVSSSSCGSSCASRSSCGSSCASRSSCASSRSVFRRLGRQPR, encoded by the exons ATGG CCACCTCGGAGTGGCTGCGCTTCTTCGAGGACGCCGGGATCCCGCCGGGCCCCGCGCTGGGCTACGCCGTGGCCTTCGTGGACaacag GATCCACAAGGACATGCTGCTGGAGCTGACCAAGGAGCTGatgaaggatttgggggtgacGGCCGTGGGCGACGTCATCGCCATCCTGCGCCACGCCCGCCTGGTGCACCGGCAG GAGATGTGCCGCGCGGCCTCGGAGGCGCTGCGGGATCAAGTGGATCACCGGGATCGGCGGGATCAGCGGGACTGGGGTCAGCAGGATCACTGGGATCGGGAGCAGCAGGATCACCGGGATCGGGATCCCCGGGATCTCCGGGATCAGCAGGATCAGGATCACCAGGATCACCGGGATCGGCAGGATCGGGATCCCCGGGATCAGCGGGATCACTGGGATTGGAAGGATCGGGATCTCCAGGATCCCCGGGATCCCCGGGATCTCCGGGATCACCGGGATCCCGTCGGGGCGGCGGGCAGGATGATCGCCAACAGCCTGAGCCGGGATCCCGCCCCACGGAACCCGCCCGGCGCCGGGATCTGCGTCACCGTCCCCAACGGCGCCG GCGGCTCCGGCCCCAcggcggctccggcggctcCGCGGCAGCGTCGGGTGacggccgcggccccgggccGGTACCGGATCCCCCGGATCTCCCGGATCTCCCGGATCTCCCGGATCTCCCGGATCTCCCCGCCCCAGGCCGGCACCGGCCGCCAGATCCTGCACCAGatcccgcccgccgcccccg ccccggcccggccgtcGGTGTTCGAGCGCCTCGGGGCCGAGGCCACAGCGGCCACGGGGAAG CCCTCGGGGGTGTTTGGCCGCCTGGGCGCGGCCCCGGAGGGCTCCGGGGATCCGCCGGGGGATCCTCAGGGGGATCCGCAGGGGGATCGGGCGGATCCCGAGGCGCTGCCCTACGCCGGAGTGCTGAAGCGGCGCCGGGATGGATCTGCAGCGATGCAGGACGGGGCCgtgtccagcagctcctgcgGCTCCTCCTGCGCCTCCCGCAGCTCCTGCGGCTCCTCCTGCGCCTCCCGCAGCTCCTGCGCCTCCTCCCGCAGCGTCTTCCGCAGGCTGGGCCGGCAGCCCCGCTGA